Proteins encoded by one window of Pseudomonas tructae:
- the mmsB gene encoding 3-hydroxyisobutyrate dehydrogenase → MRIAFIGLGNMGAPMARNLIKAGHQLNLFDLNKSVLAELAELGGQISSSPRDAAQHSELVITMLPAAAHVRGVYLSEDGVLAGVKAGTPVVDCSTIDPQTARDVAAAAAKQGVDLADAPVSGGTGGAAAGTLTFMVGASADLFATLQPVLAQMGRNIVHCGEVGTGQIAKICNNLLLGISMIGVSEAMALGNALGIDTKVLAGIINSSTGRCWSSDTYNPWPGIIETAPASRGYTGGFGAELMLKDLGLATEAARQAHQPVILGAVAQQLYQAMSLRGEGGKDFSAIVEGYRKPE, encoded by the coding sequence ATGCGTATCGCATTCATCGGCCTGGGCAACATGGGCGCGCCCATGGCCCGCAACCTGATCAAGGCCGGGCATCAGCTGAACCTGTTCGATTTGAACAAGAGCGTGCTGGCCGAACTTGCCGAGCTCGGTGGGCAAATCAGCAGCTCGCCACGTGATGCCGCGCAGCACAGCGAACTGGTGATCACCATGCTGCCGGCTGCCGCCCATGTGCGCGGCGTGTACCTCAGCGAAGACGGCGTGCTGGCGGGTGTCAAAGCCGGAACGCCAGTGGTCGACTGCAGCACCATCGATCCACAGACTGCCCGTGACGTGGCGGCCGCAGCGGCCAAGCAAGGCGTTGACCTGGCTGACGCGCCGGTGTCAGGCGGTACCGGTGGCGCTGCGGCCGGCACCCTGACCTTCATGGTCGGGGCCAGTGCTGATCTGTTCGCCACCCTGCAGCCGGTGCTGGCGCAGATGGGCCGCAACATCGTTCACTGCGGCGAAGTCGGTACCGGGCAGATCGCCAAGATCTGCAACAACCTGCTGCTGGGCATCTCGATGATCGGCGTGTCCGAAGCCATGGCTCTGGGCAATGCGCTGGGCATCGACACCAAGGTACTGGCGGGCATCATCAACAGTTCTACCGGCCGCTGCTGGAGTTCGGACACCTACAACCCGTGGCCGGGCATCATCGAAACCGCCCCGGCGTCACGCGGTTACACCGGTGGTTTTGGTGCCGAGCTGATGCTCAAGGACCTGGGGCTGGCGACAGAGGCGGCACGCCAGGCGCATCAACCGGTGATTCTCGGCGCAGTAGCCCAACAGCTGTACCAGGCCATGAGCTTGCGCGGCGAGGGTGGCAAGGATTTCTCGGCGATTGTCGAAGGTTATCGCAAGCCCGAGTAA
- a CDS encoding OmpA family protein yields MIHLSQRLRFHFVCLALALFALGGCQSVPPKGLSAEQIALLKQQGFQLTDEGWEFGLSSKVLFGSDVDTLNAQSKAIVERIGKSLLSVNIQRVRVDGHTDASGRAAYNEQLSKRRAQSVANVLIGVGMRAENVETRGLGSNEPVASNDTRAGRLENRRVSIVVASD; encoded by the coding sequence GTGATTCACCTAAGCCAACGTCTACGTTTTCACTTTGTCTGCCTGGCCCTGGCGCTGTTTGCCCTGGGTGGCTGTCAGAGCGTGCCGCCCAAAGGCCTGAGCGCCGAACAGATTGCCCTGCTCAAGCAACAGGGCTTCCAGCTTACCGATGAAGGCTGGGAGTTCGGCCTGTCGAGCAAAGTGCTATTCGGCAGCGATGTCGACACCCTCAACGCCCAAAGCAAGGCCATCGTCGAGCGCATTGGCAAGTCGCTGCTGTCGGTGAACATCCAGCGCGTACGCGTCGATGGCCACACCGATGCCTCGGGCCGCGCGGCCTACAACGAGCAGTTGTCCAAGCGCCGGGCGCAGAGCGTGGCCAATGTCCTGATTGGCGTCGGCATGCGCGCCGAGAACGTCGAAACCCGTGGTCTTGGCAGCAACGAACCGGTGGCCAGCAATGACACCCGCGCCGGCCGCCTGGAAAACCGCCGGGTATCGATCGTGGTCGCCTCCGACTGA
- a CDS encoding LysR family transcriptional regulator, which yields MQKNITSLGSLNWDDLKFFLEVARTRKASSAAKRLGVDYTTVSRRISSLEVALGTLLFEKSRTNGFVLTAEGQRLLSYAESIESTLHMACEQVSGSGVALSGHVRMGCTEGFGSFFVTPQLSHFVDAYPAISVDILPLPHFISLSKREADIVIALERPEHGPYVCCKLCDYRLRLYATQAYLDSHEPITRSSDLARHQFISYVDDLAFSSELLYLANLIPAASANLRSTSVIAQYVAAQQGRGLAILPCFLAAQDPRLVAILPQEVEITRQFWMYCREDLRKLKRITLLWDYIRDVTERNAPLLMGESRSMSFAD from the coding sequence ATGCAAAAAAACATCACCTCCCTGGGCTCGCTGAACTGGGATGACCTGAAATTCTTTCTCGAAGTGGCGCGTACCCGCAAGGCCAGCAGCGCGGCCAAGCGCCTGGGTGTCGACTACACCACGGTGTCGCGGCGGATCAGTTCGCTGGAGGTGGCGCTGGGCACCTTATTGTTCGAAAAGTCGCGGACCAACGGCTTTGTCCTCACCGCCGAAGGCCAGCGCCTGCTCAGCTATGCCGAGTCGATCGAAAGCACCCTGCACATGGCCTGCGAGCAGGTGTCCGGCTCTGGCGTGGCGCTGTCGGGGCACGTGCGCATGGGCTGCACCGAAGGTTTTGGCAGTTTCTTCGTCACCCCGCAACTGAGCCACTTCGTCGATGCCTACCCGGCGATCTCGGTAGACATCCTGCCGCTGCCGCACTTCATCAGCCTGTCCAAGCGCGAGGCCGACATCGTCATCGCCCTGGAGCGCCCGGAACACGGGCCATACGTGTGCTGCAAGCTGTGCGACTACCGCCTGCGCCTGTACGCCACCCAAGCGTACCTGGACAGCCACGAGCCGATCACCCGCAGCAGCGACCTGGCCCGGCATCAATTCATCAGCTACGTCGACGACCTGGCCTTCAGCTCCGAGCTTCTGTACCTGGCCAACCTGATCCCGGCCGCCAGCGCCAACCTGCGCAGCACCAGCGTGATCGCCCAGTACGTGGCGGCCCAACAGGGTCGCGGGCTGGCGATACTGCCGTGTTTTCTGGCCGCACAAGACCCGCGCCTGGTGGCGATACTGCCGCAGGAAGTGGAGATTACCCGGCAGTTCTGGATGTATTGCCGGGAAGACTTGAGGAAGTTGAAACGGATCACCCTGCTATGGGACTACATCCGCGACGTCACCGAGCGCAACGCCCCGCTGCTGATGGGCGAGTCGCGCTCGATGAGCTTTGCCGACTGA
- a CDS encoding CoA-acylating methylmalonate-semialdehyde dehydrogenase, translated as MNASLTPGQTKVEQVKLLIDGQWVESKTSEWRDVVNPATQQVLARVPFATAEEVDAAIAAGQRAFKTWRDTPIGARMRIMLKLQALIREHSKKIAVVLSAEQGKTIADAEGDIFRGLEVVEHACSIGSLQMGEFAENVAGGVDTYTLRQPIGVCAGITPFNFPAMIPLWMFPMAIVCGNTFVLKPSEQDPLSTMMLVELALEAGVPAGVLNVVHGGKQVVDALCTHSDIKAISFVGSTEVGTHVYNLAGQHGKRVQSMMGAKNHAVVLPDANRTQTLNALVGAGFGAAGQRCMATSVAVLVGKAREWLPELKELATKLKVNAGSELGTDVGPLISKRAKERVLGLIESGIKEGATLELDGREVSVPGYEQGNFVGPTLFSGVTTDMQIYTQEIFGPVLVVLEVDTLDEAIALVNRNPFGNGTGLFTQSGAAARKFQSEIDVGQVGINIPIPVPVPFFSFTGSRGSKLGDLGPYGKQVVQFYTQTKTVTSRWFDDDSVNDGVNTTISLR; from the coding sequence ATGAACGCATCCCTTACTCCCGGCCAGACCAAGGTCGAGCAGGTCAAGCTGTTGATCGACGGCCAGTGGGTCGAGTCGAAAACCAGCGAATGGCGTGACGTGGTCAACCCGGCCACCCAGCAAGTGCTGGCCCGCGTACCTTTTGCCACCGCCGAAGAAGTCGATGCCGCCATCGCTGCGGGTCAGCGGGCGTTCAAGACCTGGCGCGACACCCCGATCGGTGCACGCATGCGCATCATGCTCAAGCTGCAGGCGCTGATTCGCGAACACTCGAAGAAAATTGCCGTAGTCCTCAGTGCCGAGCAGGGCAAGACCATTGCCGATGCCGAAGGCGATATCTTCCGCGGCCTGGAAGTGGTCGAGCATGCCTGCAGTATCGGCAGCCTGCAGATGGGCGAGTTCGCCGAGAACGTTGCCGGCGGCGTCGATACCTACACCTTGCGCCAGCCGATCGGCGTCTGTGCCGGCATCACCCCGTTCAACTTCCCGGCGATGATCCCGTTGTGGATGTTCCCGATGGCCATCGTCTGCGGCAACACCTTCGTGCTCAAGCCGTCCGAGCAGGACCCGCTGTCGACCATGATGCTGGTGGAGCTGGCGCTCGAAGCCGGCGTGCCGGCCGGCGTGCTCAACGTCGTGCATGGCGGCAAGCAGGTGGTCGATGCCCTGTGCACCCACAGCGACATCAAGGCGATTTCCTTCGTCGGCTCCACCGAAGTCGGCACCCACGTCTACAACCTGGCGGGCCAGCACGGCAAACGCGTGCAATCGATGATGGGCGCCAAGAACCACGCCGTGGTGCTGCCGGACGCCAACCGTACGCAAACCCTCAATGCCCTGGTCGGTGCCGGTTTCGGCGCGGCCGGCCAGCGCTGCATGGCTACGTCGGTGGCGGTACTGGTGGGCAAGGCCCGCGAGTGGCTGCCGGAGCTCAAGGAGCTGGCGACCAAGCTCAAGGTTAACGCTGGCAGCGAGCTGGGCACCGATGTCGGTCCGCTGATCTCCAAGCGCGCCAAGGAGCGGGTGCTGGGCTTGATCGAAAGCGGTATCAAAGAAGGCGCCACGCTTGAGCTCGATGGCCGCGAGGTCAGCGTGCCGGGCTACGAGCAGGGCAACTTCGTCGGCCCGACCCTGTTCTCCGGGGTGACCACCGACATGCAGATCTACACCCAGGAAATCTTCGGCCCGGTGCTGGTGGTGCTGGAAGTCGATACCCTCGATGAAGCCATCGCCCTGGTCAATCGCAACCCCTTCGGCAACGGCACCGGCCTGTTCACCCAGAGCGGCGCCGCAGCGCGCAAGTTCCAGAGCGAGATCGACGTTGGCCAGGTCGGCATCAACATCCCGATTCCAGTGCCGGTACCGTTCTTCAGCTTCACCGGTTCGCGTGGCTCCAAGCTGGGCGACCTGGGCCCGTACGGCAAACAGGTGGTGCAGTTCTACACTCAGACCAAGACCGTCACCAGCCGCTGGTTCGATGATGACAGCGTCAACGATGGCGTGAACACCACCATCAGCCTGCGCTAA